From one Clostridia bacterium genomic stretch:
- a CDS encoding amidohydrolase family protein, which yields MPDRSPVPPAPVVLKGGKLLTITHGVIPNGVLVMHGGKITAVGVAGSVNIPANARVIDVTGMTVYPGLIDSETHLGLIEIEADDATNDLIESSDNIMPHMHVYDAFHAESELIPVTRANGVTNAIVAPASRDTIPGQDLLIQLDGRSAPEMILTRDIAMPLNFTGEQRRNASFEKAKYPQTRMGVVAQLRQAFLDTQEYSRKWHEYEKKSATDKEKDGPPKRDLKLEALAPYLEGTRPIVLAAHEPSDVETIVALANEFKLRFVLNHVTRSQKLMDRIAELKVPVIVGPIYELPKDDQRYDAVYRLPAELHKRGVKIAFASYEAHNSRNLPYAAGYAVAFGLPYDEALKAVTLNAAEIWGVDKQLGSLDAGKTANIVVASGDPLDVKTDVKRVFIQGREIPLDNRQTHLRDQYSR from the coding sequence CGAACGGTGTGCTGGTCATGCACGGCGGAAAGATTACTGCGGTGGGAGTTGCAGGGTCGGTAAACATTCCAGCCAACGCTCGCGTCATCGACGTCACTGGCATGACGGTGTATCCCGGCCTCATCGATTCAGAAACTCACCTTGGGCTCATCGAGATCGAGGCCGACGACGCGACGAATGACCTCATCGAGTCCAGCGACAACATCATGCCGCACATGCACGTGTATGACGCCTTCCATGCGGAATCGGAGCTTATTCCCGTAACCCGCGCCAACGGCGTCACGAACGCGATTGTCGCGCCGGCCAGCCGCGACACCATTCCCGGACAGGATCTCCTGATACAGCTCGATGGCCGCTCCGCGCCCGAGATGATTCTGACGCGCGACATCGCTATGCCACTGAACTTTACGGGAGAGCAGCGTCGTAACGCATCGTTCGAGAAAGCTAAGTATCCGCAGACGCGCATGGGCGTGGTCGCACAACTTCGTCAGGCCTTCCTCGATACGCAGGAGTATTCCCGTAAGTGGCACGAGTACGAAAAGAAGTCGGCCACGGATAAGGAGAAGGACGGCCCACCAAAGCGCGATCTCAAGCTGGAGGCGCTGGCGCCCTATCTGGAAGGCACTCGGCCTATCGTGCTTGCAGCCCACGAACCGAGCGACGTAGAGACCATTGTCGCGCTCGCCAACGAGTTCAAGCTGAGGTTTGTTTTGAACCACGTGACGCGTTCGCAGAAGCTGATGGATCGCATCGCCGAACTCAAGGTTCCGGTCATCGTCGGTCCCATCTACGAACTTCCGAAGGACGACCAGCGCTACGATGCTGTTTATCGACTGCCAGCCGAGTTGCACAAGCGTGGCGTTAAGATCGCCTTTGCGAGCTATGAGGCGCACAACTCCCGTAACTTGCCCTACGCCGCCGGATACGCGGTTGCGTTCGGTTTACCGTATGACGAGGCGTTAAAGGCCGTTACCCTCAATGCTGCTGAAATATGGGGAGTCGATAAGCAGTTGGGCTCCCTCGACGCCGGCAAGACCGCCAACATTGTGGTCGCGAGCGGCGATCCGCTTGATGTGAAGACGGACGTAAAGCGTGTGTTCATACAGGGTCGCGAGATTCCTCTGGACAATCGACAGACGCATCTGCGCGACCAGTACAGCAGGTAG